In a single window of the Bradyrhizobium erythrophlei genome:
- a CDS encoding ABC transporter ATP-binding protein, whose amino-acid sequence MKLSVQDLNSHYGPAHILFDVALEVGDGEVVALLGRNGAGKSTTFRSIVGLVAQRTGRILFEGRDVSAQPTHAIVRGGLGYVPEERRIFTDLTVEENLEVGRQPVRPNAPHWTREKLFTLFPNLGEMRGRAGGRMSGGEQQMLTIARTLMGNPSLVLLDEPSEGLSPKIVEQMVEAILIMKKEGVSIVLSEQNLHFARLICDRAYIIERGRICFTGTMRELDARPDIRDAHLAL is encoded by the coding sequence ATGAAGCTCAGCGTGCAGGATCTCAACAGCCATTATGGCCCGGCTCACATCCTGTTCGACGTCGCGCTCGAGGTCGGCGACGGCGAGGTGGTCGCGCTGCTCGGACGTAACGGCGCCGGCAAGTCGACCACCTTTCGCTCGATCGTCGGTCTGGTCGCGCAGCGTACCGGCCGCATCCTGTTCGAGGGCAGGGATGTCTCGGCTCAGCCGACCCACGCAATCGTGCGTGGCGGGCTCGGCTATGTACCGGAGGAACGGCGCATCTTCACGGACCTGACCGTGGAGGAAAACCTTGAAGTTGGCCGACAGCCGGTGCGCCCGAACGCGCCGCACTGGACGCGGGAAAAATTATTTACGCTGTTTCCGAACCTCGGCGAAATGCGCGGCCGCGCGGGCGGGCGCATGAGCGGCGGCGAGCAGCAGATGCTGACGATTGCGCGGACCTTGATGGGTAACCCGTCGCTGGTGCTGCTCGACGAGCCGTCGGAAGGCCTGTCACCGAAGATCGTGGAGCAGATGGTCGAGGCGATCCTGATCATGAAGAAGGAAGGCGTCAGCATCGTGCTCTCCGAACAGAATTTGCATTTCGCCCGGCTGATCTGCGACCGCGCCTATATCATCGAGCGCGGCCGTATCTGTTTTACCGGTACCATGCGCGAGCTTGATGCGCGTCCGGACATTCGCGATGCGCATCTGGCGCTGTGA
- a CDS encoding ABC transporter ATP-binding protein, whose amino-acid sequence MSTAPTLLSVEGLSKSYGGVHAVRGVSFALKAGEILALIGPNGAGKSTCFDMLNGQNVPDSGRIHLLGRDTTGKKPREIWRMGVGRTFQITATFPTMTVRENVQVPLVSYHRQLFNLRASTPRFAKAEASGLLELVGMGGYAERSCGELAYGDLKRLELAVALANQPKLLLMDEPTAGMAPRERIELMRLTAEIAREKSIGVLFTEHDMDVVFEHADRILVLNRGTLIAEGSPEEVRRNPQVRAIYLGEGLVYDISHRDGAPA is encoded by the coding sequence ATGAGCACCGCGCCCACGCTGCTTTCAGTCGAAGGCCTGAGCAAATCCTATGGCGGCGTCCATGCGGTGCGCGGTGTGTCGTTTGCACTGAAGGCCGGCGAAATCCTGGCGCTGATCGGACCCAACGGCGCCGGCAAGAGCACCTGCTTCGACATGCTCAACGGCCAGAACGTTCCGGATTCCGGCCGGATCCATTTGCTCGGCCGGGACACTACCGGCAAGAAGCCGCGCGAGATCTGGCGAATGGGGGTTGGACGGACCTTCCAGATCACGGCAACGTTTCCGACCATGACGGTGCGCGAGAACGTCCAGGTCCCGCTGGTGTCGTATCACAGGCAGTTGTTCAATCTCCGGGCCTCGACGCCGCGGTTTGCGAAAGCGGAGGCCAGCGGGCTGCTCGAACTCGTCGGCATGGGCGGTTACGCGGAACGCTCTTGCGGCGAACTCGCCTATGGCGATCTCAAGCGGCTGGAACTCGCCGTCGCGCTCGCCAATCAGCCAAAACTGCTTTTGATGGACGAGCCGACCGCCGGCATGGCGCCGCGCGAGCGCATCGAACTGATGCGGCTTACCGCGGAGATCGCGCGGGAAAAATCGATCGGCGTTCTCTTTACCGAACATGACATGGACGTGGTGTTCGAACACGCCGATCGCATCCTGGTGCTCAATCGCGGCACACTGATCGCCGAAGGCTCACCGGAAGAAGTTCGGCGTAACCCGCAAGTTCGCGCCATCTATCTCGGCGAGGGCCTGGTCTACGACATCAGCCATCGCGACGGGGCGCCGGCATGA
- a CDS encoding MarR family winged helix-turn-helix transcriptional regulator, translating into MARSISPKRSIRPSRPAYILEEQIGFILRQVWQRHATIFAREIGINLTPTQWAALAKLTETGPCSQNQLGRLTAMDVATIKGVIDRLTARGLTETSADPADGRRLLVSLTRAGQQMAEKAAPNALAITKETLAPLDAKERETLLVLLSKLR; encoded by the coding sequence ATGGCCAGGAGTATTTCGCCGAAACGAAGCATAAGACCTTCGCGGCCGGCTTATATTCTCGAGGAGCAGATCGGTTTCATCCTGCGCCAGGTGTGGCAGCGCCATGCCACGATCTTCGCGCGCGAGATCGGAATCAACCTGACGCCGACGCAATGGGCGGCGCTGGCCAAGCTCACCGAGACCGGACCGTGCTCGCAGAACCAGCTTGGGCGGCTGACGGCGATGGATGTCGCCACCATCAAGGGCGTGATCGACCGGCTCACCGCGCGCGGCCTGACCGAGACCAGCGCCGACCCCGCAGACGGCCGCCGCCTGCTGGTCAGCCTCACCCGTGCCGGCCAGCAGATGGCAGAAAAAGCCGCACCGAACGCGCTGGCGATCACCAAGGAGACGCTGGCGCCGCTCGATGCGAAGGAGCGCGAGACGCTGTTGGTGCTGCTGAGCAAGTTGAGGTGA